A stretch of DNA from Cellulomonas fengjieae:
CGGTCGAGGCCGGCGGACTCGACGACCCGCTGGGCGAACTCGAACCACGAGCCGCTCCCGGACGACGTGCCGTGGTACGTGCCCGCACCGGCCCCGCTCGCGACGAGCCGCTCGATCAGGTCCGCGAGGTCGACGGTCCACGTCGGCTGCCCGAGCTGGTCGTCGATCACGTCGAGCGCACCGCGCTCCGCGGCCACGCGGGCGATCGTCTTGGGGAAGCACGCACCGTGCGCCCCGTAGAGCCAGGCGGTGCGGACGATGAGGTGGTTCTCGGGCGCCTCCGCGCGCACGGCCCACTCGCCGGCGGCCTTCGTGCGGCCGTACGCGTTCTGCGGGGCGATGACCGCGTCCTCGGCGTAGGGCTCGGTGGCGGCACCGTCGAACACGTAGTCCGTCGAGACCTGCACGATCCGCGCACCCGCCAGCGTCGCGGCCCGCGCCAGCAGCGCCGGGCCGACGGCGTTCACGGAGAATGCGGCGGCCTCGTTCGCCTCGGCGTCGTCGACCGCGGTGTACGCCGCGCAGTTGGCGACCACGTCGACGTCGTGCACGTGCTCGGCGACGGACTGCGGGTCGGTGATGTCGAGCTGCTCGCGGTCGAGTGCGACGACGTCGTGCCCGCGCGACTCCAGCAGGTCCACCAGGTCGCGCCCCAGCATTCCGTTCGCCCCTGTGACCAACCAGCGCACGCGGCATCCTTCCTTCGTTGTCGACGGACGTCGGCGATCCTACCGGCGCCGATGTCCTGGTCAGGCACACTTCGGCCCGTCTCGGGGACCGTCCAGCCTGCCCGGCGTCAGGGGGCCGGGCGGTCCGGCACGCCGCCGGGCGGGCGACCCAGGGCCGCGCGGAACGCCTCGACGTGCTCGCGCGCGGCGGCGGCCCACGTGAAGCCGGCGGCGCGGGCGCGCGCCGCCGTGGCGAGCTCCGCACGCCGGGCGTCGTCCAGGAGCAGGGCGTGCAGCTCGGCGCCGATGCTGTCGGCGTCGGTCCCGCAGTAGGCGACGGCGTCCCCGCCCACCTCGGGCAGCGACAGCTCGCGGGTGGTGAGCACCGCGGCGCCGCAGGCCATCGCCTCGAGCACGGGGAGACCGAAGCCCTCCCCGAGGCTCGGGTAGGCGACCACCACCGCGCCGGACAGGAACCCGGGCAGGTCCTCGAGCGGCAGGTAGCCCGTGCGCCGCACGGTCAGGCCGGCGGGGACCGACTCCACGGCCGGGCCGACCCGGGTGTCCCACCCGGGCCCGCCCGCCAGCACGAGTGCCGGGGGCGGCTCGAGCCCGGTCACCGCTGCCGCCCAGCCGCGCACGAGGGCGGGGACGTTCTTGCGGGGCTCGAGGGTGCCGAGGAACGCCACGTACGGCAGCTCGCCGACGCCCAGGGTGGCGCGCACCCGCGCGCGCTCGACGTCGTCGACCGGGTGGAAAACCGTCGTGTCGACGCCGTGGTAGGCCACGTGGAACTTCGCCGACGCGGCGCCGGTGAAACGCCGCACCTCGTCCGCCGTGGCCTGGGACGGGACGACGAGGGCCGCGGCGTGCCGCACGGCGTAGCGGATGGCCCGCCGGAAGAAGACCCGCTTGACCCGCGAGTGCAGCTCGGGGTGGCTGAAGAACGTCGCGTCGTGCAGCGTGACCACGACGGGCACCCCGGCCCGCACGGGCATCGTGTAGTGCGGGCTCAGCAGCAGGTCCGCACCCAGCCGCCGGACGAGCCGCGGCAGTCCCACCTGCTCCCACACCAGCCGCGCGGGACGCCGGCCGGTCGACGCCGGGGCGGCCACCACGTCGGCGGCCGGCACCAACGCGGTCAGCAGCTCCTGGTCCCGGGGCTGGCAGACGACCACCAGGTCCACCCCGGCCCCGACCAGCGCCGGCAGCAGCGCGTCGACGTACCGTCCGACCCCGCCCCGGTCGACGGGCACCGCCGTCGCATCGATCACGACCTTCACGCGAGCACTCCTTCGATCGTCTCGGCCATCTGGCGGCCGCTCCGCTCCCACGTCCACTCTCGCGCACGAGTGCGGGCCTGGGCGGCCCTGTCGTCGCCCGCCCTGGTGAGCCGCACCGAGATCGCCTCGGCGAAGGCTCGCGGGTCGAGCGGGTCGACGTAGTCCACCAGCCCTGCGCCGATCTCCCGGAACGGTGGGATGTCCGAGACCACGGCCGGCACCCCCGACGCCATCGCCTCGAGCAGGGGAAGGCCGAAGCCCTCGTACAGGCTCGGGAACGCGAACAGGGTCGCACCCGCGTACACCGCGGGCAGGTCGGCGTCCTCGACGTACCCGGTGAACGAGACCTCGGCCAGGACGTCGGCCGGGACGTCCCCGGGCAGGTCCCGAGACCCCCACCCGGCGCGACCCACGATCACGAGCGGGTGGGCCCGCCGCAGGGCCGGGTCGACGCGCGACCAGGCGCGCAGCAGGGTGACCAGGTTCTTGCGCGGCTCGAGGGTGCCCACGGCGAGCACGTACCCCGAGGGCAGCGCCGGGCCCGCGGTCAGCGGGGCGAGGAAGGCCGGGTCGAGGCCGCAGTCCACGAGGTGCACGGGCGCGT
This window harbors:
- the rfbD gene encoding dTDP-4-dehydrorhamnose reductase, with amino-acid sequence MRWLVTGANGMLGRDLVDLLESRGHDVVALDREQLDITDPQSVAEHVHDVDVVANCAAYTAVDDAEANEAAAFSVNAVGPALLARAATLAGARIVQVSTDYVFDGAATEPYAEDAVIAPQNAYGRTKAAGEWAVRAEAPENHLIVRTAWLYGAHGACFPKTIARVAAERGALDVIDDQLGQPTWTVDLADLIERLVASGAGAGTYHGTSSGSGSWFEFAQRVVESAGLDRDVVRPTTSDRFARPAARPAFSVLGHDALVAAGLEPIADWSLRWSQAAAGVL
- a CDS encoding glycosyltransferase family 4 protein: MKVVIDATAVPVDRGGVGRYVDALLPALVGAGVDLVVVCQPRDQELLTALVPAADVVAAPASTGRRPARLVWEQVGLPRLVRRLGADLLLSPHYTMPVRAGVPVVVTLHDATFFSHPELHSRVKRVFFRRAIRYAVRHAAALVVPSQATADEVRRFTGAASAKFHVAYHGVDTTVFHPVDDVERARVRATLGVGELPYVAFLGTLEPRKNVPALVRGWAAAVTGLEPPPALVLAGGPGWDTRVGPAVESVPAGLTVRRTGYLPLEDLPGFLSGAVVVAYPSLGEGFGLPVLEAMACGAAVLTTRELSLPEVGGDAVAYCGTDADSIGAELHALLLDDARRAELATAARARAAGFTWAAAAREHVEAFRAALGRPPGGVPDRPAP
- a CDS encoding glycosyltransferase family 4 protein — encoded protein: MTGPTIAVDGTPLSRPMDGIGRWSANVLRETALARPDWRFVVLGFTDDRARPYLLPDLPNVERVLLPVPRRAYQAVYSLVARVPVDRLVPRVDALVSTNYTAFPALRVPSVVTVFDLAYVDLPDVIEKRNLAYLRKHVPRSMREAAAITTISPFTAARIDAEFPGHAPVHLVDCGLDPAFLAPLTAGPALPSGYVLAVGTLEPRKNLVTLLRAWSRVDPALRRAHPLVIVGRAGWGSRDLPGDVPADVLAEVSFTGYVEDADLPAVYAGATLFAFPSLYEGFGLPLLEAMASGVPAVVSDIPPFREIGAGLVDYVDPLDPRAFAEAISVRLTRAGDDRAAQARTRAREWTWERSGRQMAETIEGVLA